CAATCGAACTTGTACGAATTATGCGCTCTTATGAGTATGAGAAGCTGTTGTGGACAACCTCCAGAGTCTTGAAGGGTAAAATATAATCTAACAATATCTAGGGACTTATAGACAATATTCACTCTGAAATTATCCCTGACACCTCTTACGCAACAATCATATTTCAATAtgtattcttttctcttccccAGTGCTGTCGGTGTGCTCCAGCAACAAACCAGCAATTGTCGAAGCTGGCGGTATGCAAGCCTTGGCAATGCATCTTGGAAACTCGAGTCCAAGACTGGTTCAGAATTGCTTGTGGACACTGCGAAATCTCTCTGACGCAGGAACAAAAGTTGACGGACTGGAGGGTCTGCTGCAAGGATTAGTGCAGGTGCTGACTTCAAGCGACGTAAACGTTGTCACATGCGCAGCCGGTATTCTGTCAAATTTGACATGCAACAATCAACGCAACAAGGTGCGTCAAATTTCTTACAGAGTAAGGATTTAAATGAGGAGAAGAAGCAAAATATTCACAAAAGTATTTCAAAAACTTATTTCAGGTCACAGTGTGTCAAGTTGGGGGAGTCGACGCACTTGTGCGCACTATTGTCAGCGCTGGTGATCGCGAGGAGATAACAGAGCCAGCAGTCTGTGCTCTCCGTCATCTAACTTCGCGTCACGTCGACGCCGAAATGGCCCAAAATTCGGTCCGCTTGAACTACGGCATTCAGGTCATAGTCAAGCTTCTGCATCCGCCTTCGCGCTGGCCGTTGGTCAAGGCTGTTATTGGCCTTATTCGTAATCTGGCTCTGTGCCCAGCGAATCATGCTCCGTTACGCGAACATGGCGCTATTCATCATCTGGTTAGGCTCCTCATGCGCGCTTTCCAGGATACTCAGCGAGTATGTTCCTTTATAATTATGTCTCGATCATTCAATCAAACGTATTAGACACAGAAATAAAAGAACGCTTAATACAGTGTCACGTCACATGCCGAATGTTGATCTTGACTTATCGAGCTTATTATCACCGTTATCTTGCAGCAGAGATCCTCAGTGGCTAGTACAGGAAGCCAACAGGCAGCTGGAGCATACGCAGATGGGGTGCGCATGGAAGAAATTGTGGAAGGCACAGTTGGAGCTTTGCACATTCTAGCCAGAGAATCGCATAACAGAGCGATCATTCGAACTCAAACTGTTATACCGATATTCGTCCAGGTCCGTACTCTAATGATCAACTTATAATCTGCAGATTACTTTTTAGTGATGTATATCACAACCCTGCTTTATCACAGATTAGTATCAGTCTTTTGTTTATCCGATGTCCTTTTACCTTTATGGAACATTAGTTGCTGTTCAACGAGATTGAGAATATTCAACGCGTCGCGGCAGGAGTACTTTGCGAATTGGCGACGGATAAGGAAGGGGCTGAAATGATTGAGCAAGAAGGAGCTACCGCTCCGCTAACTGAGTTACTTCACTCGCGGAACGAAGGCGTTGCAACTTACGCAGCTGCCGTGCTTTTCCGAATGAGTGACGACAAGCCGCAGGACTACAAGAAACGGTTATCTATGGAGCTGACTAACTCGCTATTCCGCGAAGACACCAGCCTCTGGAACAACGCTGATCTCGGAATGGGTCCAGACTTACAGGTAAAATCAGCACATTTTCTTATCCGA
This is a stretch of genomic DNA from Neodiprion fabricii isolate iyNeoFabr1 chromosome 2, iyNeoFabr1.1, whole genome shotgun sequence. It encodes these proteins:
- the LOC124174944 gene encoding armadillo segment polarity protein isoform X3, which codes for MSYQMTSNQSRPMSHGSYQGPADLPMGSAKEQTLMWQQNSYMGDSGIHSGAATQAQSLSGKEDDDIEGDQLMFDLDQGFAQGFTQDQVDEMNQQLSHTRSQRVRAAMFPETLEEGIEIPSTQYDPAQPTAVQRLAEPSQMLKHAVVNLINYQDDADLATRAIPELIKLLNDEDQVIVSQAAMMVHQLSKKEASRHAIMNSPQMVAALVRAISNSNDLESTKAAVGTLHNLSHHRQGLLAIFKSGGIPALVKLLSSPVESVLFYAITTLHNLLLHQDGSKMAVRLAGGLQKMVALLQRNNVKFLAIVTDCLQILAYGNQESKLIILASQGPIELVRIMRSYEYEKLLWTTSRVLKVLSVCSSNKPAIVEAGGMQALAMHLGNSSPRLVQNCLWTLRNLSDAGTKVDGLEGLLQGLVQVLTSSDVNVVTCAAGILSNLTCNNQRNKVTVCQVGGVDALVRTIVSAGDREEITEPAVCALRHLTSRHVDAEMAQNSVRLNYGIQVIVKLLHPPSRWPLVKAVIGLIRNLALCPANHAPLREHGAIHHLVRLLMRAFQDTQRQRSSVASTGSQQAAGAYADGVRMEEIVEGTVGALHILARESHNRAIIRTQTVIPIFVQLLFNEIENIQRVAAGVLCELATDKEGAEMIEQEGATAPLTELLHSRNEGVATYAAAVLFRMSDDKPQDYKKRLSMELTNSLFREDTSLWNNADLGMGPDLQVMTRYQ